AAAGTAGGTCTGCATGCACAGGATACTTGCGAACTGTTTTTTAACGATGTAAAAGTCCCAAAAGAGAACCTACTGGGACAAGAAGGTTCGGGATTCGCATACCTGATGCAGGAGCTTTCCCAGGAACGGCTGGTAGTAGCATTGGGAGCTGTGGCCGCTGCGGAAAACACCATTGATGTGACACTTCAATATGTTCAGGAAAGAGAGGCTTTTGGCAGTCCGATAGCTAAATTTCAAAATACCCGGTTTAAATTGGCTGAAATTATCACAGAAACTCAAATACAGCGAGTATTTGCAGATCGTTGTGTGGAATTGCACAATGAAGGTAAACTGGATGCAGCATCAGCCTCTATGGCGAAATATGCCGCTACCGATCTACAATGTAAAGTAGCGGATGAATGCCTGCAACTGCACGGAGGATACGGTTATATCTGGGAATACCAGGTTGCACGTTCTTATGCCGATGCCCGCGTGCAAAGAATTTATGCCGGAACAAATGAGATTATGAAGGAATTGATAGCAAGGAAGTTTTTGGGAAAGTAGTTGATTCTATTTGAAAAGGTCAAAAAACCACTGCCGATATAACTTCTAATTTAATTTCCCTGTCGAGTCGTTTTTCTATTTTTGTTTTAATTTGACCTATTTTAGAATCATCAAGACTTGATGAACTCACAAGCCTCACCGATACCACTACAGGGCTTGAAGGACGTACTTTCACATCTTTGATAGTTACATTTTCAATTTTATACCCTTCCAGCGCTTTAGTTATTTCTGCTTCTGTCATAATTTGCTTAAAGGAAAAAGAAAGCGGTACACAGATTAACGCAAGTAATACGAAAGAGTAAATCAAACCTCTCCTTGCACGTTTAAATGGTGCAAAACCCAACAGCAAGAAAGTAAAACCAGCAGACATAATAATTCCTGACAAGTTGGTAAGGTAGAGCAAAAAGGATCCTGAAAAAAGTGACCAATCCATCCAGCCTACGCCAATTCCCGCTACTGCCAATGGAGGCACCAAAGCAACTGCAATAGCTACACCCGCAAGGCTTTTGGCAATTTCTTCCTTGGCATGCGCATAAGCTCCGGCAATTCCTGACGCTACAGCTATCCCTAAATCCAAGAGTGTAGGTGAAAGCCGCATATCCATTTCAGGCGTGATGATGCGCAATGGAATAATAATACTGACAAATGCAGCAAAAAGCAGGGACAAAACTGTACCCAAAAGAATGGTTTTTGAGCTGTCTTTTAATATAGATACATCATAGCGCACAATCGCCATTGAAAAAGAAACAATGGGCGGCATTAGTGGCGCTAAAATCATAGCGCCAATTATTACTGGTGATGAATTGCCATACAATCCAAAAGTGGCCATAATTGTAGATATAGCCATCAGCACTATATATGTTTTATTAAGCCTGGCATTTAGCCTAAGTGCTGTAAAAAGCTCCTTAAACTCTTCAGGTGTTGCTCTTGGAAGCCAGGGCATTTTGCGTTTTGTCAGCTCTTCCTTTTTTTCCCCATAGGGAAGGTTTTCGGTTTTGAAACTGTTTTTATTGTCGCTGCTGCTTTCTGTTTCTGTGAAAATACTGGGCAGCAACAAATGAATGGCTTTAGGCTTTACTTCAATTGAAATGTTTTCAGCGGTGAATTTTTCCCCATCAATACTGAAGTCAATATTTGTTTCTGAGCTTATGTTTAGTGTTTTGGTTTTGATATAACCAATGAAGGAATCTTCTTTGTCAATACGGTGTCTGCCGGGCAATATTCCTTTTATCAGAAATAAAAGCATTTCAAGTACACTCTGAGGCGAAACGATCAAAACATTAAAAAAACCTACATTTGAGCCCTCAAATGATTTGATTTTCCTACTCAGCGCAATACTTCCCGCTTGTGCCAATGCCACAATTCCCAGGGCAGAAGTATTGATAGAATTTTCCTCTCCCACAGAAAGTTTAAAAGCCTTGTGTTTCAGGTTTTTTACACGCCAGGTATTTTTGAAAATGCGAAAAATTTGAAGCAGCAAATTGGATTGAGCATTGGTTTCATCAATAAGAAAAATACTGCCTGTTTTAACAGATTGCAATACCGGTTTTTCATTGCAGAGCAACAGGTCAATTTCAGTGCTTTGTGATTCATCTAAAATGGCTTCGATTGCTTTATCCATTTTAGAAGTTACTCCCAATCCCCTTTGTACATATTCTAAACCGGGATGCGGTAAAATGCCAAGTTCCCATTCTTTATCAGCCGCATCTATTAATAATTGCTTGAGGTCGGAATCACCTAAGTAAGTGATCAGTTTTACTTTTTCAGGCAATTGAGCGATTGTTTCAGAATTGAAAATTTCCGCTTTTATATCCTGCCCATCAAAATGGGTGAGCACTTCATTTTTAAATGTCTCTTCCTGTGCCTTATCATATAATATTTGCAACATAATAGTAGAATGTGGAGCACTAAGATATACAAACCTGAGCTCGATTATTATTTAAGAGCTGAGCAATAAATAATTTCCGAACTCAGTTCACAAGCAAAATTAGAATTTTTGCTTAAATGCTTTAGAAAATGGCCCTCAATTGAGCACGTCCGGTATGTACCATATCGGCATTTCCCGTTTTTCGCCCTTCATATCCCAGACCTAGCTGGACATTCTTTCCAATGTTGCGGTCAAAAGTAGCAGACCAAATAAAATTATCCCCATCCTGGAGTCCTTGTAGAAAGGCAAATTCCAATGCGCTGTTTTCTGCTCCAGCATATTCTACAGAGGTATAAGAAAAACTTACATTGATTGTACTTTTAGAAACCACATTGTACCTGCCTTCAAAGGTAAATTCGTTTTCTCTTGCGCTTTCACCTTGATCTCCTTTGATATTGCGTTTATCACTAAATTTGTAGAGTAGGCTAAGGCGGAATTTATTTTTATAAATAAAATTAAATTCAGGGTTTACTTCATAATAGTCAATAGAGTATATTCGGTCTGAAAATAATTGACTGTCATTTGCTCGGTTTCCTTTTGCTGCTTTTAGCACAGTGTTCAGTGCACTGATAATGTTCCAGCGTATGCGGATAGAGTTTTCATCAAGTGTTCTGCTTTCAAATCCGTTTACAAGGTTATTTTTAGATTTATTGTTTTTAAATGTATATTCCAGGCTATATTTATTATTGGTTCGGTTAAAAAAAACACTTTGACGAATTGAAGAATTAATAGCGAGCAATGATTCGTTTTCAGTGTCGAAAACAAAGGGATTAAAAACAGAAATATCTGCACCACGAAAAACCTTCCTGTTGATTTGTAAGCTACTGAGTGTACTGAATCGTGCTATAAAACCGAGGAAACCTTTTTTGTTGCTGAGCAATGCTTTA
This window of the Chitinophagales bacterium genome carries:
- a CDS encoding TIGR00341 family protein, which produces MLQILYDKAQEETFKNEVLTHFDGQDIKAEIFNSETIAQLPEKVKLITYLGDSDLKQLLIDAADKEWELGILPHPGLEYVQRGLGVTSKMDKAIEAILDESQSTEIDLLLCNEKPVLQSVKTGSIFLIDETNAQSNLLLQIFRIFKNTWRVKNLKHKAFKLSVGEENSINTSALGIVALAQAGSIALSRKIKSFEGSNVGFFNVLIVSPQSVLEMLLFLIKGILPGRHRIDKEDSFIGYIKTKTLNISSETNIDFSIDGEKFTAENISIEVKPKAIHLLLPSIFTETESSSDNKNSFKTENLPYGEKKEELTKRKMPWLPRATPEEFKELFTALRLNARLNKTYIVLMAISTIMATFGLYGNSSPVIIGAMILAPLMPPIVSFSMAIVRYDVSILKDSSKTILLGTVLSLLFAAFVSIIIPLRIITPEMDMRLSPTLLDLGIAVASGIAGAYAHAKEEIAKSLAGVAIAVALVPPLAVAGIGVGWMDWSLFSGSFLLYLTNLSGIIMSAGFTFLLLGFAPFKRARRGLIYSFVLLALICVPLSFSFKQIMTEAEITKALEGYKIENVTIKDVKVRPSSPVVVSVRLVSSSSLDDSKIGQIKTKIEKRLDREIKLEVISAVVF